The Candidatus Margulisiibacteriota bacterium genomic interval AACGATTCCTGACGGTAAAGCCGTTTCTTATTATGATAACGGGCAGGTAGCTTATGAAATAGAATTTTCTAATGGGAAAATGGACGGCCCAGTAAATGGATTCTACGCTAATGGCAATCCCAAATCTGAAGCTCTATATAAGGATGGCGTAATAGATGGTCTTTATAGAGAATTTTACGAAACCAGAGCCGTAATGAGGGAATATCATTATGAAAACGGATATTTGAATGGTTCCTGTAAGGAATTTAATCCCAGCGGTGTACTGATTAGTGATGTCTTATACAAAGATGACAGGCCGGAAGGATTGGCCAAGACCTATTATGACAGTGGCAATATCAAACGCGAGGATATTTATGTAAACGGTAAGCTGGAAGGAGTTTCCAGAGAATATTTCGAAGGTGGAGCGCTGGAAACGGAGATTTCTTATAAGGATGGTACAACAAATGGAACTACTATTGAATACGATGAATCCGGCAATAAGCTTTCTGAAAAAGTATATAAGGGTGGGCAGCAGCATGGGCCATCAAAGGAATATTATGAAAATGGCAAACTGAAAAGCGAAGGAACATACAGAATGGACCAACTGGATGGTACTTATAAAGAGTATTATGATAACGGACAGATAAAGCTACAGGAAGTTTATAAAAACGCAAAACTTATAGGGCATAAAGAGTATACAGAATCCGGAAAACTTCTGA includes:
- a CDS encoding toxin-antitoxin system YwqK family antitoxin, which codes for MKNFILVFFIFSLIYAGDITFRVNELNSGSEERIFYENHEEIGKQVINQYGKLLGQKGTIPDGKAVSYYDNGQVAYEIEFSNGKMDGPVNGFYANGNPKSEALYKDGVIDGLYREFYETRAVMREYHYENGYLNGSCKEFNPSGVLISDVLYKDDRPEGLAKTYYDSGNIKREDIYVNGKLEGVSREYFEGGALETEISYKDGTTNGTTIEYDESGNKLSEKVYKGGQQHGPSKEYYENGKLKSEGTYRMDQLDGTYKEYYDNGQIKLQEVYKNAKLIGHKEYTESGKLLK